The following proteins come from a genomic window of Aquimarina sp. MAR_2010_214:
- a CDS encoding helix-turn-helix domain-containing protein, which yields MSTNIRVQRICQHCGNDFTARTTVTKYCGDNCAKRAYKVRKRNEKINNSNRETKEIIRKPIEQIKAKEFLTVNETAILLGCSKRTAYRLIEKGTIKAKQLRST from the coding sequence ATGAGTACAAATATTAGAGTACAACGAATTTGCCAGCATTGCGGAAATGATTTTACCGCTCGTACTACGGTAACTAAATATTGTGGAGACAACTGTGCTAAAAGAGCCTATAAGGTTCGTAAACGGAATGAAAAAATAAATAACAGTAATAGAGAAACTAAAGAAATAATACGCAAACCTATCGAGCAGATTAAAGCCAAGGAATTTCTTACTGTAAATGAAACAGCAATCCTTTTAGGTTGCTCCAAAAGAACCGCCTACCGATTGATTGAAAAAGGAACTATAAAGGCAAAACAACTAAGAAGTACTTGA
- the tssD gene encoding type VI secretion system tube protein TssD, with product MSIQAKLFVDNKEFIVEQHYFSFFQKTDYTGRPTSKPMNRTFDFVIHGSQDNTFFEWSIHPSMMKNCKIVFSSRFGTSKSTTIELLDTYCLYYKLHYVHNSTSAFMVYFSLSPATILFNEQEILSHWWRKTDPALLGQPVIEREDEDIKPKVVDYYITDLEGNKKPEYEVGDKIYVVVKTKNMIGKELTLNLADKTKDFKYEDEILPNDRLENYQITSNTEKIKLEVIPEQN from the coding sequence ATGAGTATTCAAGCCAAACTTTTTGTAGACAACAAAGAGTTTATTGTAGAACAACATTATTTTAGTTTCTTTCAAAAAACAGATTATACAGGCAGACCCACTAGCAAGCCTATGAATCGTACTTTTGATTTTGTAATACATGGAAGTCAGGATAACACCTTTTTTGAATGGTCAATTCATCCAAGTATGATGAAAAATTGCAAAATTGTATTTTCATCTCGTTTCGGAACAAGTAAGAGTACTACTATAGAACTATTAGATACTTATTGCTTATATTATAAATTACACTATGTCCATAATAGTACTAGTGCTTTTATGGTGTATTTTAGTTTATCCCCTGCAACGATTCTATTTAATGAACAAGAAATATTATCGCATTGGTGGCGCAAAACTGATCCTGCACTATTAGGGCAACCTGTTATAGAAAGAGAAGATGAAGATATTAAACCAAAAGTTGTAGACTATTATATTACTGATTTAGAAGGAAACAAAAAACCTGAATATGAAGTAGGTGACAAAATTTATGTCGTGGTAAAGACTAAGAACATGATAGGTAAAGAGTTAACTCTTAATTTAGCTGATAAGACAAAAGATTTTAAATATGAAGATGAAATACTTCCTAATGATAGACTAGAAAATTATCAAATAACAAGCAATACAGAAAAAAT